Proteins from a single region of Orcinus orca chromosome 20, mOrcOrc1.1, whole genome shotgun sequence:
- the DDX28 gene encoding probable ATP-dependent RNA helicase DDX28 gives MALARQPGLLSLVARLLLAPRRDLTVRGPNEPLPVVRIPRALQRRQEERQSGQRSPPRPVLVRPGSLLISARRPELNQPARLTLGPWEPAPLASRGWRNRRAHGDHFSIERAQHEAPALRNLSLKGSFTDLGLERRVLSALQEAAPEVVRPTTVQSSTIPPLLRGRHILCAAETGSGKTLGYLLPLLQRLLGQPSLDPCRIPAPRGLVLVPSRELAEQVRAVAQPLGSSLGLQVRELGGGHGMSRIRLQLSKHPPADILVATPGALWKALKTQLISLEQLSFLVLDEADTLLDESFLELVDYILEGSHIAEDPADLKDPFNPKAQLVLVGATFPEGVGQLLSKVTSLDSLTTVTSDKLHCIMPHVRQTFMRLKGTEKVTGLVPILKQRDRAYRTGPAGSVLVFCNCSSTVNWLGYILDDHKIQHLRLQGQMPASMRAGIFQSFQKGSRDILLCTDIASRGLDSTQVELVINYDFPLTLQDYIHRAGRVGRVGSEVPGTVVSFVTHPWDVSLVQKIELAARRRRRLPGLGPQ, from the coding sequence ATGGCTCTAGCGCGGCAGCCGGGGCTGTTGTCGCTCGTGGCTCGGTTGCTTCTGGCGCCTCGCCGGGACCTGACGGTCCGCGGTCCCAACGAGCCCCTGCCCGTGGTGCGCATTCCTCGAGCTCTACAGCGGCGGCAGGAAGAGCGGCAGAGCGGGCAGCGGAGCCCCCCGCGGCCGGTGCTGGTGCGACCTGGGTCGCTGCTGATCTCAGCGCGGCGACCGGAGTTGAACCAGCCGGCTCGCCTCACGCTGGGCCCTTGGGAGCCCGCGCCACTCGCTTCGCGCGGCTGGAGGAATCGGCGCGCCCACGGGGACCATTTCTCCATCGAGCGCGCGCAACATGAGGCTCCAGCGCTGCGGAACCTCTCGCTCAAGGGCAGCTTCACCGATCTGGGTCTGGAGCGCCGCGTTCTGAGCGCACTACAAGAGGCTGCTCCCGAAGTTGTTCGGCCCACAACCGTGCAGTCGAGTACCATTCCCCCACTCCTCCGCGGCCGCCACATCCTCTGCGCCGCAGAAACCGGCAGTGGCAAAACTCTAGGATACTTACTACCTCTCCTTCAACGGCTCTTGGGCCAGCCAAGCCTGGACCCTTGTCGTATCCCTGCGCCTCGAGGCCTGGTTCTTGTGCCTTCTCGAGAATTAGCCGAACAGGTGCGGGCCGTGGCCCAGCCCTTGGGCAGCTCCTTGGGCCTCCAGGTGCGGGAGTTAGGGGGAGGCCATGGCATGAGTAGGATCAGGCTGCAACTGTCCAAACATCCTCCAGCAGATATACTAGTGGCCACTCCGGGGGCTCTGTGGAAGGCCCTGAAAACTCAACTGATCAGCCTGGAGCAGCTCTCCTTCTTGGTGTTGGATGAGGCAGACACGCTGTTGGATGAAAGCTTCCTGGAACTGGTGGATTACATCTTGGAGGGGAGCCATATAGCAGAAGACCCAGCTGACTTAAAAGACCCCTTCAATCCCAAAGCTCAGTTAGTGCTGGTGGGGGCCACATTTCCCGAAGGCGTAGGCCAGCTGCTGAGTAAAGTTACCAGCTTAGACTCTCTAACCACTGTTACCAGTGACAAGCTCCACTGCATCATGCCTCATGTCAGACAGACATTCATGAGACTGAAGGGAACAGAGAAGGTGACTGGGTTGGTGCCGATCCTCAAGCAGCGTGACAGAGCATATAGGACTGGCCCCGCAGGAAGTGTTCTGGTGTTCTGTAATTGCTCCAGCACTGTGAACTGGCTGGGGTATATTCTGGATGACCACAAAATCCAACACTTAAGACTGCAGGGACAGATGCCAGCCTCAATGAGAGCAGGCATCTTCCAGTCCTTCCAGAAGGGCTCCCGAGACATACTTCTCTGCACAGACATCGCCTCTCGGGGCCTGGACAGCACCCAGGTGGAGCTAGTCATCAATTATGATTTCCCTCTCACCCTACAAGACTACATCCACAGAGCAGGGAGGGTGGGCCGGGTGGGGAGcgaagtgccaggcactgtcgtCAGCTTTGTGACCCATCCGTGGGACGTGAGCCTGGTTCAGAAGATTGAGCTGGCAGCTCGCCGGAGGAGAAGGCTTCCAGGACTAGGTCCTCAGTGA